From one Paenibacillus sp. FSL K6-1330 genomic stretch:
- a CDS encoding ATP-binding protein — MPTRSAKNTYHIGSKKIVQYLLAITVFLSVLLSIRWYWIEAFVPPHHPKASQGVLDLRSWDLIHSKSITLDGEWAFYPDKLATKQELEQTHPQHRYVQVPGNWRGSQTKESESAYGTGTYRLRILIDPALTTPLSFWIQQIQASASVEINGLKVGEMGKTGEDGKDTYSPARSPFVVDYAPANHTQEIDLIIRVANNEHPLKGGIVNSIKLGSSEAIHDERGLSIDLQLITFVVLILHGLYSCILFLFNPKEWTLLDFFLLLLTASVTIVVSDDDLLLKWLSINYTWDLKTSILSYSWLSFFILKMTRSFTIKTRSRWFIGYGISLLLYSGFIAIAPASLVFWTVEYKVFSIYYILPVVISIYMFGRMVAASRDDAIFLLLAASGIFSSVIWGALNKYQELPTVYYPVDVISAIIGFSAYWFKRYFRNADKISKLNRQLQKADKMKDRFLAQTSHELRTPLHGIMNIAQSVTDREQHHMDSRSAEDMNLLIKVGRQMSHLLNDLLDAVRLREKRIILHTEPLSLPSVVNGVIDILKYLVEGKAVELKMNLDISEALPLVMADEKRLVQILMNVLHNAIKHTEEGIIAVSAIAKNGQMIIEVTDTGTGMDQETQQRVFLPYEQGDPGYGDTNGIGLGLSISRELVELHGGSMTVHSEVGKGSTFTFTLPLADSTDIEISPSILTERLGAYEEMAASRNDLNGQPLLTVEAPSMEEQMNILAVDDNLVNLRVLTSILMTEPYHLQLATSAGEALELLGTKPWDLVIADVMMPQISGYKLTRMIRERYSPSELPVLLLTARSEPSDMYAGFRAGANDYVTKPVDPMELKYRIQSLITLKQSVNERLRMEAAYLQAQIHPHFLFNTLNSIHALSEIDVERMRKLNEAFSSYLQISFQYQNSGKFVSLSEELELVRAYLYVEKERHGNRLHVIWNLDQDANLLLPPLTIQPLVENAVQHGIIPIAKGGTVEIHIIRQEQSTLIQVKDNGMGMNKEKVQELLDAPRKDKRGIGLYNTNRRLIQTYGSGLSIQSEVREGTSVSFVIPDPEE; from the coding sequence GTGCCGACTCGATCTGCAAAAAATACATATCACATTGGAAGTAAAAAAATTGTTCAGTATCTATTGGCAATTACTGTTTTTCTGTCCGTGCTCCTCAGCATTCGCTGGTATTGGATCGAAGCCTTCGTCCCTCCCCACCACCCGAAAGCCTCCCAAGGGGTGCTCGACTTGCGCAGTTGGGACCTCATTCATTCCAAATCCATAACATTGGACGGGGAATGGGCGTTCTACCCTGACAAACTCGCCACAAAACAGGAGCTGGAGCAAACCCATCCGCAGCATCGCTATGTGCAGGTTCCGGGAAATTGGCGGGGAAGCCAAACGAAGGAATCCGAATCCGCCTATGGTACCGGCACCTATCGGCTTCGTATTCTGATTGATCCAGCCTTAACCACTCCCCTTTCCTTCTGGATCCAACAAATTCAAGCTTCGGCGAGTGTCGAGATAAACGGGCTTAAGGTAGGGGAGATGGGCAAAACTGGAGAGGACGGAAAAGACACCTATTCACCGGCTCGAAGTCCCTTCGTTGTCGATTACGCTCCAGCTAACCACACGCAAGAAATCGATTTGATTATACGGGTGGCCAATAATGAGCATCCGCTCAAAGGCGGAATTGTAAATTCCATCAAGCTGGGATCCAGCGAAGCCATCCACGATGAACGCGGACTTTCCATCGATCTTCAACTCATTACATTCGTCGTGCTCATCCTTCATGGTCTGTATTCCTGCATCCTGTTTTTATTCAATCCGAAGGAATGGACGCTGCTTGATTTTTTCCTGCTGCTTCTCACCGCATCCGTGACGATTGTAGTGTCAGATGACGATTTACTGCTGAAATGGCTGTCCATCAACTACACTTGGGATCTTAAAACCTCCATTTTGTCTTATTCTTGGCTATCTTTTTTCATATTGAAAATGACCAGAAGTTTCACCATAAAGACTCGCAGCCGATGGTTTATCGGTTATGGCATTTCCCTGCTTCTATATTCCGGATTTATTGCAATCGCACCTGCTTCCCTTGTTTTCTGGACGGTGGAATATAAAGTTTTTAGCATTTATTATATATTGCCGGTTGTCATCTCTATCTATATGTTCGGGAGAATGGTGGCTGCAAGCCGGGATGACGCGATCTTTCTGCTCCTGGCAGCCAGCGGCATTTTCTCCAGCGTGATCTGGGGAGCGCTTAACAAATATCAAGAGCTTCCAACCGTATACTACCCCGTTGATGTCATCTCGGCCATCATCGGTTTCTCGGCCTATTGGTTTAAGCGTTATTTCCGTAATGCCGATAAAATCAGCAAGCTCAACCGCCAATTACAGAAAGCGGACAAAATGAAAGACCGGTTTCTAGCCCAGACGTCACATGAGCTGCGAACGCCGCTGCACGGGATCATGAATATCGCCCAGAGTGTGACGGACAGGGAGCAGCATCATATGGACAGTCGAAGTGCAGAGGATATGAATCTCCTTATTAAGGTTGGACGTCAGATGTCGCATTTGCTGAATGATCTCCTGGACGCAGTAAGGCTGAGGGAAAAGCGAATCATACTGCATACCGAGCCGCTGTCCCTGCCCTCTGTCGTAAATGGCGTTATCGATATCTTGAAGTATTTAGTCGAAGGAAAAGCCGTAGAGTTGAAAATGAACTTAGACATATCCGAAGCCCTCCCACTTGTTATGGCTGATGAAAAGAGGCTTGTGCAAATCCTCATGAATGTACTGCATAATGCCATCAAACATACCGAGGAAGGAATCATTGCCGTATCGGCCATCGCCAAGAACGGGCAAATGATCATCGAGGTAACGGACACGGGAACAGGAATGGATCAGGAAACACAGCAGCGTGTATTTCTGCCATACGAACAAGGCGATCCCGGATACGGCGACACCAACGGCATCGGTTTGGGCCTTAGCATCAGCAGAGAGCTGGTAGAACTTCATGGCGGCAGCATGACGGTTCACTCCGAAGTCGGAAAGGGTTCAACGTTTACCTTCACCCTTCCTTTGGCTGATTCGACGGATATAGAGATTTCTCCGAGCATATTGACCGAGCGGCTCGGAGCCTATGAAGAAATGGCAGCAAGCCGGAACGACCTCAACGGCCAGCCGCTCCTAACCGTAGAAGCGCCGTCCATGGAAGAGCAGATGAATATCCTGGCGGTTGACGATAATCTTGTAAATTTAAGAGTGCTTACCAGCATACTGATGACTGAACCTTACCACCTGCAATTAGCAACTTCGGCCGGAGAAGCGCTGGAATTGCTCGGAACGAAACCATGGGATTTGGTTATCGCAGACGTGATGATGCCGCAGATTTCAGGCTACAAGCTGACACGGATGATAAGAGAGCGTTATTCCCCTTCCGAACTCCCTGTGCTTCTGCTGACGGCGCGCAGCGAGCCCTCCGACATGTATGCGGGATTTCGGGCAGGTGCTAACGATTATGTCACGAAACCGGTGGACCCGATGGAGCTTAAATACCGTATCCAGTCATTAATTACATTAAAACAGTCCGTAAACGAGCGTCTTCGTATGGAGGCCGCTTATCTGCAAGCGCAAATCCATCCGCATTTTCTGTTTAACACCTTGAATTCCATCCACGCTTTGAGTGAAATTGATGTGGAAAGAATGCGAAAACTTAATGAGGCTTTTAGTTCATACCTGCAAATCAGTTTTCAATATCAAAACTCCGGCAAATTTGTCTCACTATCGGAAGAACTCGAACTCGTACGCGCTTACTTGTATGTTGAGAAGGAGCGACATGGTAACCGGCTCCATGTCATATGGAACCTGGATCAGGACGCAAACCTCCTGCTTCCTCCCTTAACGATTCAGCCTCTGGTCGAGAATGCGGTACAGCACGGTATTATCCCAATAGCTAAAGGCGGCACCGTCGAAATCCATATAATCCGTCAGGAGCAGTCCACGCTAATTCAGGTCAAGGATAATGGCATGGGAATGAATAAAGAAAAAGTACAGGAGTTGCTGGATGCTCCGCGCAAGGACAAAAGAGGGATCGGTCTGTATAACACAAATCGCAGACTAATTCAGACGTATGGGAGCGGTCTTTCCATTCAAAGCGAGGTCCGGGAGGGGACAAGCGTATCTTTTGTCATCCCTGATCCGGAGGAATAG
- a CDS encoding carbohydrate ABC transporter permease, producing MIGEGETVVEHEHSRTRINGKEIAFKIILGFLSGLIFLLIAYPLYFIIIASFSDSTLVSTGKVMFIPKNISFFGYQEIFKDMRIWTGYRNTLFYTVFGTLVNMLFTLPAAYVLSRKEFRARRIIMFIFVITMFFNGGLIPTYLLMKGLGLTNTIWVFILPFSVNVFYLIIARTFFENSLPQELHEAAVMDGCSHFTFFFKVALPLSKALVSVIGLYYLVGHWNDFFTALIYIRDTKLQPLQIVLRDILLSNQVFSSGAGTGGDAGGYAQRYADQIKYGVIIVSTLPILLIYPFMQKYFEKGVMIGSIKG from the coding sequence ATGATCGGGGAAGGAGAAACGGTTGTGGAACATGAACATAGTAGGACGCGCATCAACGGTAAGGAGATAGCGTTTAAGATCATATTGGGTTTTCTGAGCGGTTTGATTTTTCTGCTGATCGCCTATCCGCTGTACTTTATCATCATTGCTTCGTTCAGCGACTCAACGCTCGTATCGACGGGGAAGGTTATGTTTATCCCCAAAAACATCAGCTTTTTCGGTTACCAGGAGATTTTCAAGGATATGCGAATTTGGACCGGGTATCGAAATACGCTGTTTTACACAGTGTTTGGAACCTTGGTTAACATGCTGTTCACGCTTCCGGCAGCTTACGTGCTGTCCAGAAAGGAATTTCGCGCCAGACGAATCATCATGTTCATTTTCGTGATCACGATGTTTTTCAATGGGGGGCTGATTCCCACCTATTTGTTGATGAAGGGGCTTGGACTGACCAACACCATCTGGGTGTTCATTCTCCCGTTCTCCGTGAATGTGTTCTATTTGATCATTGCGCGGACGTTTTTTGAAAACTCGCTGCCGCAGGAGCTACATGAGGCGGCCGTCATGGACGGCTGCTCCCACTTCACCTTTTTCTTCAAAGTGGCCTTGCCGCTGTCCAAAGCCTTGGTATCCGTCATCGGACTTTATTATTTGGTGGGGCATTGGAATGATTTCTTCACCGCGCTGATCTATATACGGGACACGAAGCTCCAGCCGCTGCAAATCGTTCTGCGGGATATTCTGCTGTCGAACCAGGTGTTCTCAAGCGGTGCCGGAACAGGTGGGGATGCAGGAGGATATGCCCAGCGGTATGCCGATCAGATCAAGTACGGGGTCATTATCGTATCAACGCTTCCGATTCTACTCATTTATCCGTTTATGCAAAAATATTTTGAGAAAGGCGTCATGATTGGCTCCATTAAAGGTTAA
- a CDS encoding ABC transporter substrate-binding protein, with the protein MKKRVNVFISLIVISALLLAGCSGGGGDANESAETPGDQTGKKVKLTAIITKHPLTKPLAEMEWLQKAEETAGVDIEWQEITADWGQKKGTMLASGDIPDLFIGPNVITDADFAQFQGLFQDLSGMLDQAPNVQNMFNEKPDTKVIATQSDGKIYGLPKYQRFWPASASRQFINQQWLDHLGLSMPTTWDELYEVLVAFKENDANGNGDPRDEIPMDWPGGIGGYFNPAVLLGSMGITLTDGSGQGYFVEDGQVKNFLTDERYKTMVIFLNKLYKAGLINPEVFTHDYTKYQSIARGEGDTAKVGFTWGWVASDRFGEQLAPQYASMPPMKVSADYAGKLSWSYDHYSLNYGPNHIVMSAKTKNKEAAMKFINELYAPEVGMQVLFGSIGPNIKDNGDGTYAVLPPSDAKMDPGTWKWTSTMADNGAFYIPDSLKLTLGTDMQEVLGQSEPLEAALEVDPDKDVFPGMFIKYSTMDNNAMSLNNTNVMNLAESSFAKWVTKGGVESEWDTYIKESEKAGLKQNLEIMQKYYDDYMNQN; encoded by the coding sequence ATGAAGAAAAGGGTAAACGTTTTCATCTCGCTTATCGTCATCTCTGCATTATTATTAGCAGGATGCAGCGGGGGCGGAGGTGACGCTAACGAATCGGCCGAAACACCCGGAGATCAAACAGGCAAAAAAGTAAAACTCACTGCCATCATTACCAAGCATCCGCTTACGAAGCCGCTGGCTGAAATGGAATGGCTGCAAAAGGCTGAGGAGACGGCGGGCGTGGACATCGAATGGCAGGAGATTACCGCGGATTGGGGACAGAAGAAAGGGACGATGCTAGCCAGCGGGGATATACCGGATCTGTTTATCGGACCGAACGTGATTACGGATGCCGACTTTGCGCAGTTCCAGGGGCTCTTCCAGGATCTGTCCGGCATGCTTGATCAAGCACCCAACGTACAGAACATGTTTAATGAAAAACCGGATACGAAAGTGATTGCAACGCAGTCGGACGGCAAAATATACGGTCTACCGAAATATCAGCGGTTCTGGCCGGCTTCCGCCAGCAGGCAATTCATTAACCAGCAGTGGCTGGATCACCTCGGACTGAGCATGCCGACGACATGGGATGAGCTGTATGAAGTGCTCGTTGCCTTCAAAGAGAACGATGCCAACGGCAACGGCGATCCCCGTGACGAGATTCCGATGGATTGGCCGGGAGGCATCGGCGGATATTTTAACCCTGCGGTACTCTTGGGCAGCATGGGCATTACGCTGACAGATGGCAGCGGGCAGGGCTATTTTGTGGAGGACGGACAGGTGAAGAACTTCCTGACGGATGAACGGTACAAAACGATGGTTATATTCCTGAACAAGCTGTACAAGGCGGGGCTGATTAACCCGGAAGTGTTCACCCATGATTATACGAAATATCAATCCATTGCGCGCGGCGAGGGGGACACGGCGAAGGTCGGCTTCACCTGGGGATGGGTGGCTTCCGACCGTTTCGGTGAGCAGTTGGCACCGCAGTATGCTTCCATGCCGCCGATGAAAGTATCTGCAGATTATGCAGGGAAGCTGTCCTGGAGCTATGATCATTACTCGCTGAACTATGGACCCAACCATATTGTCATGTCCGCCAAGACCAAGAACAAGGAAGCGGCCATGAAATTCATCAACGAGCTCTATGCGCCCGAGGTGGGTATGCAAGTGCTGTTCGGATCCATCGGTCCGAATATTAAAGATAACGGTGACGGTACATATGCCGTTTTGCCTCCTTCCGATGCCAAGATGGATCCGGGAACATGGAAATGGACCTCAACGATGGCGGACAACGGCGCATTTTATATCCCCGATTCCTTGAAGCTGACGCTCGGCACCGATATGCAGGAGGTGCTGGGACAATCGGAGCCTCTGGAGGCTGCTTTAGAAGTGGATCCCGACAAGGACGTGTTTCCTGGCATGTTTATTAAATATTCCACCATGGACAATAACGCCATGAGCCTGAACAACACCAATGTGATGAATCTGGCGGAATCCAGCTTTGCCAAATGGGTGACCAAGGGCGGAGTGGAATCCGAATGGGACACGTACATCAAGGAAAGCGAGAAAGCAGGCCTGAAGCAGAACTTGGAAATTATGCAAAAATATTATGACGACTACATGAATCAAAACTAG
- a CDS encoding helix-turn-helix domain-containing protein, protein MSLLPVSKSLQGIRTIQLNTAILVGLILLLEVFIIYVSIRKNYQPIRRLVDLAVHVFEPQERKPMNEIDTIKYTLEELSQANSKLDEHVRGSLPIMRDNLLFELVSGHIPDWENFEQEACRVGIRFHHDNFTVAVLCCEADGAGMDKILACCREYEGLLPDDAQGYFFKSIYQQELILACSHTDDFPIKSCLERLQEEILERTGQQTAIGIGKPSAAQSPVDLHLSYLQALRTAEFLRIRKTGTVLVFDNLEVPQTGAVSYFAEILQSLELAILKNDAAMLSSLAERMIGYLSNDSLPPHMIRSVYLNTVTVIFNGLQRFRHDDQSLLRLTEAAFNHRYTLEQMIGIIRESYAKLCDMISETLPVSRTATQEEILSLIAEKGMDPNCSLQMMADYFDMSVSNFSHHFKKTMGQNFKEYIDQLRIQKSIQLLRDSAETLESISQQVGYTNTSSFIRSFKKMVGTTPGQYRNTHKA, encoded by the coding sequence GTGAGTTTGCTGCCGGTATCTAAGTCCCTGCAGGGCATTCGGACGATTCAGCTGAATACAGCCATCCTTGTCGGGCTGATCCTGCTGCTTGAAGTGTTCATCATCTACGTATCCATCCGGAAGAACTACCAGCCAATTCGACGTCTGGTTGATCTGGCCGTACATGTGTTTGAACCGCAGGAGCGAAAACCGATGAATGAGATTGATACGATCAAGTATACGTTGGAGGAGCTTTCGCAGGCTAACAGCAAGCTGGATGAGCATGTGAGAGGATCTTTGCCGATTATGCGGGATAACCTGCTGTTTGAGCTGGTGAGTGGGCATATTCCAGACTGGGAGAACTTTGAACAGGAAGCCTGCAGGGTCGGCATCCGGTTTCATCATGATAACTTCACGGTTGCCGTATTATGTTGTGAAGCGGATGGAGCAGGGATGGACAAGATATTGGCTTGCTGCCGGGAATATGAGGGCCTGCTACCTGATGATGCCCAGGGTTACTTCTTCAAGAGCATCTATCAGCAGGAATTGATTCTGGCGTGCTCCCATACAGATGATTTCCCTATTAAATCCTGCCTAGAGCGGCTGCAGGAAGAAATCTTGGAGCGTACCGGCCAACAGACGGCGATTGGCATCGGCAAGCCTAGCGCTGCCCAATCGCCGGTGGACCTCCATCTCTCCTACCTGCAGGCGCTCCGCACAGCGGAGTTTCTGCGCATCCGGAAGACCGGGACCGTGCTGGTCTTTGACAACCTCGAGGTCCCCCAAACCGGAGCCGTCTCCTATTTTGCCGAAATCCTGCAATCCCTCGAGCTTGCGATCCTCAAGAACGATGCGGCCATGCTGTCCTCTTTGGCGGAGCGAATGATCGGTTACTTAAGCAATGACAGCCTGCCGCCGCATATGATACGGAGCGTGTACCTCAATACGGTTACCGTTATCTTCAACGGCCTCCAGCGGTTCCGTCATGACGACCAGAGCCTGCTTCGGCTAACCGAGGCGGCATTTAACCACCGTTATACACTGGAGCAGATGATCGGAATTATCAGGGAGAGTTATGCCAAGCTATGCGATATGATCAGTGAAACGCTCCCCGTGTCCCGTACGGCAACGCAGGAAGAGATTCTGTCCCTTATTGCGGAGAAAGGAATGGATCCAAACTGCTCGCTGCAGATGATGGCCGATTATTTTGATATGTCGGTCTCCAACTTCAGCCATCACTTCAAGAAAACGATGGGGCAAAATTTCAAAGAGTATATCGATCAGCTTCGCATCCAGAAATCCATACAGCTTCTGCGGGACAGCGCGGAGACCCTCGAATCCATTTCCCAACAGGTCGGATACACCAACACCTCGAGTTTTATCCGTTCCTTCAAAAAGATGGTGGGTACGACACCTGGTCAATATCGAAATACGCATAAAGCATAA
- a CDS encoding ABC transporter permease subunit has translation MEIRKRQNTFRRDYQLWIMIFPAIIVILLFNYIPMYGIQLAFRDYDFSKGLTGGEWRGLAYFQQFIDSYLFTDLMRNTFLISLATIVLGFPAPIILALILNQIRRKRMKQLMQTTVYLPHFISIIVLVGMLNVLLSSETGVVGHFMKAVGLGHINLLASTSTFIPVYVLSDIWQHCGWNSIIYLAALSTVDPQLYDAAKIDGASRWQTIRYVDIPALIPTIIILFILSMGNILGTGFEKIFLMQNSLNLPVSEVIATYVYKIGIISNQFSLASAIGLFNTLINFVFLYAMNTISKRMSETSLF, from the coding sequence ATGGAAATCCGTAAAAGACAGAACACCTTCAGACGAGATTATCAGCTGTGGATTATGATTTTTCCGGCTATTATCGTCATCCTGTTGTTTAACTATATCCCGATGTACGGAATCCAGCTTGCTTTTCGGGATTACGATTTCAGCAAAGGCTTGACTGGCGGCGAGTGGCGAGGGCTTGCCTACTTTCAGCAATTCATCGACAGTTATCTGTTCACGGATTTAATGCGTAACACATTTCTGATCAGTTTGGCTACGATCGTGCTCGGCTTTCCGGCTCCGATCATATTGGCTCTCATTCTTAACCAGATCCGCAGAAAAAGAATGAAGCAGCTGATGCAGACCACTGTATACCTCCCCCATTTCATATCCATCATCGTGCTGGTCGGCATGCTGAATGTGCTGCTATCCTCCGAAACCGGAGTTGTCGGTCACTTTATGAAGGCGGTGGGGCTGGGGCATATCAATCTGTTAGCCTCCACCTCGACATTTATCCCGGTGTATGTGCTTTCCGACATATGGCAGCATTGCGGCTGGAACAGCATTATCTATCTTGCAGCCTTGTCCACCGTTGATCCCCAGCTGTATGATGCTGCCAAAATTGATGGGGCCAGCCGATGGCAGACGATCCGGTATGTCGACATTCCCGCTCTCATCCCGACCATCATCATCCTGTTTATTCTCAGCATGGGGAATATCCTCGGGACCGGCTTCGAGAAAATATTTTTGATGCAGAATTCGCTGAACCTTCCCGTCTCGGAGGTCATTGCCACCTACGTCTATAAAATCGGGATCATCTCCAATCAATTCAGCTTGGCTTCGGCTATCGGTTTGTTTAACACGCTCATCAATTTCGTATTCTTGTATGCGATGAACACGATATCGAAGAGAATGTCGGAAACGAGCCTATTCTAA
- a CDS encoding LysR family transcriptional regulator produces the protein MNLHALRLFHVIATTGSVTRAAELLNISQPAITAQIKKFEKELSLTLFKPQGRGIGLTEAGAELVPLAKRLFSVEQQIEQFCLDYRSGSRGQIRLAATYLPSHFLLPAWLAKYKQRYEEVEMSITTTNSSDALKQLLNMDVELAIYGGLPEESPNTIQTEELFRDELWFVVSPDHRYANQRITLEEMMREPFVMREEGSSTRERLFALCRTHSAPSPRITLQFNGLHEAITAVIAGYGANFVSSLVVREYVERHELSRVYVDGIELQNIIAVCTRKHEPLSAAAMNFVDMIRNQ, from the coding sequence ATGAATTTACACGCATTACGTCTCTTTCACGTCATCGCCACAACGGGCAGTGTTACCCGTGCTGCTGAATTGTTAAATATAAGCCAACCCGCCATAACAGCCCAGATTAAAAAATTCGAGAAGGAACTCTCCCTTACTCTCTTTAAACCGCAAGGCAGGGGCATCGGATTGACGGAGGCCGGAGCCGAGCTCGTCCCGCTTGCCAAAAGACTCTTCTCTGTCGAACAGCAGATTGAACAATTCTGTCTGGATTACCGTAGCGGTTCGAGGGGACAGATCCGCTTGGCGGCAACCTATCTTCCTTCCCATTTTCTCCTGCCGGCCTGGCTTGCAAAATACAAGCAGCGGTACGAAGAAGTAGAAATGAGCATAACCACCACGAATTCAAGCGATGCGCTTAAGCAACTGTTAAATATGGATGTCGAGCTTGCGATATACGGCGGCCTGCCAGAGGAATCTCCGAATACGATACAGACCGAGGAGCTGTTCCGGGATGAGTTATGGTTTGTCGTATCCCCCGATCACCGTTATGCCAATCAGCGTATCACCCTAGAAGAGATGATGAGAGAGCCTTTTGTTATGCGGGAGGAAGGCAGTTCAACGCGGGAACGGTTATTTGCCTTATGTCGTACCCATAGCGCACCTTCCCCGCGGATCACGCTGCAATTCAATGGTCTGCACGAAGCGATCACAGCCGTCATTGCCGGATACGGTGCAAACTTTGTGTCTTCACTCGTCGTGCGGGAGTATGTGGAACGCCACGAGCTGAGCCGGGTCTATGTTGATGGAATCGAGCTGCAAAATATCATTGCAGTCTGCACCCGCAAGCATGAACCGTTATCCGCTGCCGCCATGAACTTCGTGGATATGATCCGGAATCAGTAA
- a CDS encoding carbohydrate-binding protein — protein sequence MRNTGTNRGLIKPILVILTLLLLTSTWVRSDYANAESSVVSGGKDTLSRKGTALAECTNIPWNVGSAYKSGAGVSHLGKRWKAKWWTTGEEPGTTGLWGVWQDKGPCNSENGGGGTPNPDPSDLIACSTTSCLQSALKNVVPGKRIVLAPGTYTGSFSTDVEGTALKPIVIESQNPTEPAIISGYSAGSGYSLRVRGDYWIIRNLKFTNAQKGIILDNSNFTRITDVEVYHIGYEAVHFRDGTSYSSIENSRIHNTGKTGAGFGEGVYVGSAEGASYNQNTHYNAIRNVIFGPNITAEHIDIKERSMGTLVENCIFYGEGISGANYADSFIDVKGNGAIIRNNTAYQNGNSIIVDAFQLHEIVPGWGIDNEFSNNTLYLTDPSPYVIGAYNNASATAYQNTRSPAGNMYRGNVTVTY from the coding sequence ATGAGAAATACGGGAACGAACCGCGGCCTGATCAAACCGATATTAGTCATTTTGACGCTGCTGTTATTGACGTCTACATGGGTTAGATCGGACTATGCTAATGCCGAGTCGTCAGTGGTATCCGGTGGAAAGGATACATTAAGTAGAAAGGGTACGGCTCTTGCCGAATGCACGAATATTCCCTGGAATGTTGGTAGCGCTTACAAGAGCGGAGCTGGAGTATCGCATCTCGGGAAACGGTGGAAGGCGAAATGGTGGACGACTGGCGAAGAGCCGGGAACCACTGGCCTTTGGGGCGTGTGGCAGGATAAAGGACCATGCAATTCCGAAAACGGCGGCGGGGGCACGCCGAACCCTGATCCGTCGGATCTTATCGCTTGTTCCACAACGTCATGTTTGCAGAGCGCATTGAAGAACGTGGTACCCGGGAAGCGAATTGTCCTGGCACCCGGGACATACACGGGAAGTTTCTCCACGGATGTCGAGGGAACTGCCCTGAAGCCTATCGTCATCGAGAGCCAGAACCCGACTGAACCAGCCATTATTTCCGGGTATTCCGCAGGTTCTGGTTACAGTTTACGCGTTCGGGGCGACTACTGGATCATACGCAATCTAAAGTTTACCAATGCGCAAAAGGGAATCATCCTGGACAATTCCAACTTTACCCGCATCACGGATGTGGAGGTTTACCATATCGGTTACGAAGCGGTGCATTTCCGGGATGGCACATCCTATAGCTCCATTGAGAACTCCCGTATTCATAATACGGGCAAGACGGGAGCGGGCTTTGGGGAAGGGGTCTATGTAGGTTCTGCAGAGGGAGCGAGCTACAACCAGAATACCCACTACAATGCGATACGTAATGTTATTTTTGGTCCGAATATAACGGCAGAGCACATCGATATCAAGGAACGGTCGATGGGAACGCTCGTTGAGAACTGCATCTTCTATGGCGAGGGAATTAGCGGTGCGAATTATGCTGACAGCTTTATCGATGTGAAAGGCAATGGGGCTATCATACGGAATAATACGGCTTATCAGAACGGGAACAGCATCATTGTGGATGCGTTTCAGCTCCACGAGATCGTGCCGGGGTGGGGAATCGATAACGAGTTCTCCAACAATACGCTTTACCTGACAGACCCTTCTCCGTATGTGATCGGGGCTTATAACAATGCATCAGCAACGGCATATCAGAATACGAGAAGCCCGGCAGGAAATATGTATAGGGGAAATGTAACGGTAACTTACTGA
- a CDS encoding O-methyltransferase: MKKKDAAAATWEKVDDYITEHLIPYDEVLEKVLAANREAGLPEIDVSKAQGKLLKVIVQIKGAKRILEIGTLGGYSTIWMARAIGAEGQLISLELDPHHAEVAKSNVVLAGLQDRVEIRVGDALLQLEQLAKEKVKPFDLIFIDADKPNNPNYLKWALQFSRPGTVIISDNVIRDGEVIDHHSTDPRVHGIRKFMDMLSAHSAISGTAIQTVGSKGYDGFYIGVVS, encoded by the coding sequence ATGAAAAAGAAGGATGCTGCAGCTGCAACTTGGGAAAAAGTGGATGATTATATCACAGAACATTTGATTCCTTATGATGAGGTGCTGGAGAAGGTGTTAGCTGCAAATCGCGAGGCCGGATTGCCGGAAATTGATGTATCCAAGGCTCAAGGTAAGCTGCTGAAAGTCATCGTTCAGATCAAAGGCGCGAAACGAATTTTGGAGATCGGTACGCTGGGAGGTTACAGTACGATCTGGATGGCTAGGGCGATTGGGGCTGAGGGGCAACTAATTTCACTGGAGCTCGATCCGCATCATGCCGAGGTTGCCAAATCCAACGTGGTATTGGCCGGACTACAGGATAGAGTGGAAATCCGGGTAGGCGATGCCCTGCTGCAGTTGGAGCAGCTGGCCAAAGAGAAGGTGAAGCCGTTTGACCTGATCTTTATCGATGCCGATAAACCCAACAATCCGAATTATTTGAAGTGGGCGTTACAGTTCTCACGGCCAGGCACCGTCATTATTAGCGATAATGTGATCCGTGATGGAGAAGTTATCGATCATCACAGCACAGACCCTCGGGTGCACGGTATCCGCAAATTCATGGATATGCTGTCCGCCCACTCCGCCATTTCCGGCACAGCTATTCAAACGGTGGGAAGTAAGGGGTATGACGGGTTTTATATCGGAGTTGTATCGTGA